A section of the Labrus mixtus chromosome 15, fLabMix1.1, whole genome shotgun sequence genome encodes:
- the foxp3b gene encoding forkhead box protein P1 isoform X1, whose protein sequence is MDDGTFEMPETSGERLRCGPNQSPPKTPPRPRGGELTPPTSGSQSCGIMEGIRLKQQRPSVLCHLSQTASRRQHIPSGNIAAVSVCKEEADTGHRSRSSSSHVGSSPAQGHHFFSWKREGATEGATQGAKQSATETRLQDGISEATSALFVSGFCRWPGCDAVTEDFHGFLKHLSSEHGPSDRSIAQWKVQRDMVQGMESQLFLEKQKLIAMQLHLHLSENKYNDQNVSSDWPYSLPLYLPRPLVTDGDAVQQWAIKHLEELSQHGNRAAASAHFLPDLVPRIECYKHNNIRPPYTYAYLIRWSIHESPDKQRTLNEIYNWFTTMFFYFRYNTATWKNAVRHNLSLHKCFVRVEGGKGAVWTVDETEYQRRKGQKYHRDCPVKWFKSYSHYCPDDA, encoded by the exons agatGCCAGAGACGTCCGGTGAGCGTTTGAGATGTGGACCAAATCAAAGCCCTCCTAAGACACCTCCTCGACCACGGGGCGGGGAACTGACTCCGCCTACCTCAGGAAGTCAG AGCTGCGGCATCATGGAGGGCATCCGGCTGAAGCAGCAGAGACCGTCAGTCCTGTGTCATCTTTCCCAAACGGCTTCCAGACGACAACACA TTCCTTCAGGAAACATTGCGGCGGTCTCTGTTTGCAAAGAAGAGGCGGATACAGGACATCGctcccgctcctcctcctctcatgtgGGCTCCTCTCCCGCGCAGGGTCATCACTTCTTCTCGTGGAAGAGAGAGGGCGCTACAGAGGGCGCTACACAGGGCGCCAAGCAGAGCGCCACTGAGACCAGGCTTCAAGACGG CATCTCTGAAGCGACCAGCGCTCTGTTTGTGAGTGGATTCTGCCGCTGGCCCGGCTGTGACGCTGTTACAGAAGATTTTCATGGTTTCCTGAA GCATCTCAGCTCTGAACACGGTCCCAGTGACAGAAGCATCGCTCAGTGGAAAGTCCAGCGGGATATGGTTCAGGGCATGGAGAGTCAG ctcttcctggaaaaacagaaactgatCGCGATGCAGCTCCACCTGCACCTCtctgaaaacaaatacaatgatCAG AATGTGTCTTCTGATTGGCCGTACAGCCTTCCTCTGTACCTGCCCCGGCCTCTGGTGACGGATGGAGACGCAGTGCAGCAATGGGCCATTAAACACCTGGAGGAGTTGTCCCAGCACGGAAACAGAGCTGCTGCGTCTGCACACTTTCTGCCCG ATTTGGTCCCCAGGATCGAAtgttacaaacacaacaacatccGGCCTCCGTACACCTATGCCTACTTGATACGATGG TCCATCCACGAGTCTCCGGACAAACAGCGCACTCTGAATGAGATCTACAACTGGTTCACCACCATGTTCTTCTACTTCAGATACAACACTGCAACCTGGAAG AATGCAGTGCGTCACAACCTCAGCCTGCACAAGTGTTTTGTGCGagtggagggagggaagggagcTGTGTGGACGGTGGATGAAACGGAGTACCAGAGGAGGAAAGGACAGAAGTATCACAG ggacTGTCCTGTGAAGTGGTTCAAGTCCTACTCTCATTACTGTCCAGACGACGCATGA
- the foxp3b gene encoding forkhead box protein P1 isoform X2, whose product MPETSGERLRCGPNQSPPKTPPRPRGGELTPPTSGSQSCGIMEGIRLKQQRPSVLCHLSQTASRRQHIPSGNIAAVSVCKEEADTGHRSRSSSSHVGSSPAQGHHFFSWKREGATEGATQGAKQSATETRLQDGISEATSALFVSGFCRWPGCDAVTEDFHGFLKHLSSEHGPSDRSIAQWKVQRDMVQGMESQLFLEKQKLIAMQLHLHLSENKYNDQNVSSDWPYSLPLYLPRPLVTDGDAVQQWAIKHLEELSQHGNRAAASAHFLPDLVPRIECYKHNNIRPPYTYAYLIRWSIHESPDKQRTLNEIYNWFTTMFFYFRYNTATWKNAVRHNLSLHKCFVRVEGGKGAVWTVDETEYQRRKGQKYHRDCPVKWFKSYSHYCPDDA is encoded by the exons atGCCAGAGACGTCCGGTGAGCGTTTGAGATGTGGACCAAATCAAAGCCCTCCTAAGACACCTCCTCGACCACGGGGCGGGGAACTGACTCCGCCTACCTCAGGAAGTCAG AGCTGCGGCATCATGGAGGGCATCCGGCTGAAGCAGCAGAGACCGTCAGTCCTGTGTCATCTTTCCCAAACGGCTTCCAGACGACAACACA TTCCTTCAGGAAACATTGCGGCGGTCTCTGTTTGCAAAGAAGAGGCGGATACAGGACATCGctcccgctcctcctcctctcatgtgGGCTCCTCTCCCGCGCAGGGTCATCACTTCTTCTCGTGGAAGAGAGAGGGCGCTACAGAGGGCGCTACACAGGGCGCCAAGCAGAGCGCCACTGAGACCAGGCTTCAAGACGG CATCTCTGAAGCGACCAGCGCTCTGTTTGTGAGTGGATTCTGCCGCTGGCCCGGCTGTGACGCTGTTACAGAAGATTTTCATGGTTTCCTGAA GCATCTCAGCTCTGAACACGGTCCCAGTGACAGAAGCATCGCTCAGTGGAAAGTCCAGCGGGATATGGTTCAGGGCATGGAGAGTCAG ctcttcctggaaaaacagaaactgatCGCGATGCAGCTCCACCTGCACCTCtctgaaaacaaatacaatgatCAG AATGTGTCTTCTGATTGGCCGTACAGCCTTCCTCTGTACCTGCCCCGGCCTCTGGTGACGGATGGAGACGCAGTGCAGCAATGGGCCATTAAACACCTGGAGGAGTTGTCCCAGCACGGAAACAGAGCTGCTGCGTCTGCACACTTTCTGCCCG ATTTGGTCCCCAGGATCGAAtgttacaaacacaacaacatccGGCCTCCGTACACCTATGCCTACTTGATACGATGG TCCATCCACGAGTCTCCGGACAAACAGCGCACTCTGAATGAGATCTACAACTGGTTCACCACCATGTTCTTCTACTTCAGATACAACACTGCAACCTGGAAG AATGCAGTGCGTCACAACCTCAGCCTGCACAAGTGTTTTGTGCGagtggagggagggaagggagcTGTGTGGACGGTGGATGAAACGGAGTACCAGAGGAGGAAAGGACAGAAGTATCACAG ggacTGTCCTGTGAAGTGGTTCAAGTCCTACTCTCATTACTGTCCAGACGACGCATGA
- the trappc6b gene encoding trafficking protein particle complex subunit 6b, which translates to MADEAPFQFLHHELIQYIYKTAENGEAENGRNITKLENMGFRVGQGLMERLTKETARFKDELDVMKFICKDFWTCVFKKQIDNLRTNHQGIYVLQDNKYRLLSQLSAGKQYLDLAPKYLAFTCGLVRGALSNLGVKSIVTAEVSIMPACKFQVMIQKM; encoded by the exons ATGGCAGACGAGGCTCCTTTCCAGTTTCTACATCACGAGTTGATTCAGTACATCTACAAGACGGCAGAAAACGGAGAGGCG GAAAATGGGAGAAATATCACCAAACTGGAGAACATGGGCTTCAGAGTGGGTCAAGGACTGATGGAGAG ACTGACAAAAGAGACGGCCCGGTTCAAAGACGAGCTGGACGTCATGAAGTTCATCTGTAAAGACTTCTGGACCTGTGTGTTCAAGAAGCAAATAGACAACCTGAGAACCAATCACCAG ggcaTCTATGTTCTGCAGGACAACAAGTACAGATTGCTGAGTCAGCTGTCAGCGGGGAAACAGTATCTGGATCTAGCTCCAAAG TACCTGGCCTTCACCTGCGGCCTGGTGAGAGGAGCTCTGTCCAACCTGGGAGTGAAGAGTATTGTGACGGCCGAGGTCTCCATCATGCCTGCAT GTAAATTCCAGGTAATGATCCAAAAGATGtag